Proteins from a genomic interval of Schistocerca serialis cubense isolate TAMUIC-IGC-003099 chromosome 11, iqSchSeri2.2, whole genome shotgun sequence:
- the LOC126426694 gene encoding uncharacterized protein LOC126426694 isoform X2 — protein MKPPPADHVNPAKKRLLIMDTKKSDCPATFSIKYVKVYPGYSVQSVDDREIKKKVVHSLKQALEAANKPESVLRFYVRASPPDHHTHSTESIKASGDIHPLLAVEIAKVVEDGTTSVRIIKLHLERFVNITFTGPHKPDNMNTTFYPKHLTIYSHVYRALKKLKKSVFDQEALQMQVNEWQKEYRGDNIFFQAFFRC, from the exons ATGAAGCCGCCACCA GCTGACCATGTTAACCCAGCAAAAAAGAGATTGTTGATTATGGATACGAAAAAGAGCGATTGCCCTGCCACTTTTTCAATTAAATATGTTAAAGTGTATCCAGGCTATTCTGTTCAATCAGTAGATGATcgtgaaattaaaaagaaa GTTGTCCACAGTTTAAAACAGGCTTTGGAGGCAGCCAATAAACCTGAAAGTGTTCTTCGCTTTTATGTGAGGGCGTCACCACCAGACCACCATACCCACAGCACAGAAAGCATAAAAGCAAGTGGAGACATACATCCCTTGCTAGCTGTGGAAATAGCAAAGGTTGTTGAAGATGGAACTACATCTGTGAGAATAATAAAGTTGCATCTTGAAAGATTTGTGAACATAACCTTCACTGGACCACACAAGCCAGATAATATGAACACTACATTTTACCCCAAACATCTCACAATATATAGTCATGTATACAGGGCccttaagaaattgaagaaaagtgtGTTTGACCAAGAGGCTTTGCAAATGCAGGTTAATGAGTGGCAGAAAGAATATAGAGGTGACAATATTTTTTTTCAGGCCTTTTTCAGATGTTGA
- the LOC126426694 gene encoding uncharacterized protein LOC126426694 isoform X1, with amino-acid sequence MNSLKCIGYSYSADHVNPAKKRLLIMDTKKSDCPATFSIKYVKVYPGYSVQSVDDREIKKKVVHSLKQALEAANKPESVLRFYVRASPPDHHTHSTESIKASGDIHPLLAVEIAKVVEDGTTSVRIIKLHLERFVNITFTGPHKPDNMNTTFYPKHLTIYSHVYRALKKLKKSVFDQEALQMQVNEWQKEYRGDNIFFQAFFRC; translated from the exons ATGAATAGTCTTAAGTGCATAGGGTATTCATACTCG GCTGACCATGTTAACCCAGCAAAAAAGAGATTGTTGATTATGGATACGAAAAAGAGCGATTGCCCTGCCACTTTTTCAATTAAATATGTTAAAGTGTATCCAGGCTATTCTGTTCAATCAGTAGATGATcgtgaaattaaaaagaaa GTTGTCCACAGTTTAAAACAGGCTTTGGAGGCAGCCAATAAACCTGAAAGTGTTCTTCGCTTTTATGTGAGGGCGTCACCACCAGACCACCATACCCACAGCACAGAAAGCATAAAAGCAAGTGGAGACATACATCCCTTGCTAGCTGTGGAAATAGCAAAGGTTGTTGAAGATGGAACTACATCTGTGAGAATAATAAAGTTGCATCTTGAAAGATTTGTGAACATAACCTTCACTGGACCACACAAGCCAGATAATATGAACACTACATTTTACCCCAAACATCTCACAATATATAGTCATGTATACAGGGCccttaagaaattgaagaaaagtgtGTTTGACCAAGAGGCTTTGCAAATGCAGGTTAATGAGTGGCAGAAAGAATATAGAGGTGACAATATTTTTTTTCAGGCCTTTTTCAGATGTTGA